CATACCCCCACTAactatcctaacacccataccccccactactatcctaacacccataccccccactatcctaacacccatacccccactactatcctaacacccataccccccacTATCctatcctaacacccataccccccactatcctaacacccataccccccacTACATTTTATAGcgcaaaatatatttaatttttgcaatttcaatttgtatattaaagaaagagaaCTTTTTACAAGTAGTAACCCGAAAATCATGGAAAATTTTTATcgttattataattttactTAATTCAacttaatttttgtttattagtagtttattttatttttttgcataTAAGTAGAGCTCCTTGTTGAACATATGCATGAGAAGATAAGATAATCGTGTTTCCAGTTTGATCATATTAATCTACATAAACCATTATTTTGATCATGGTAGAagtgaagaagaaaaaattggtGCTAATTCTGTTTGCTGTGGCgcaaattttaatattggTGACAATATTTCGCTCTTCTGATTCAGTATATAATAGTGTAACTTCTGCAGTTGGATATTATAGAACAAGTCCCGTCGTTAATAATACTGGTGAATATATTGGTAAGAAAATTGCATACGTGTCTCGTCATCCAGGTACTACCCaagatttcaaatatattgaagaaaatttacAGTTAGAAAACGTTGACTATTTCCTGCATTATGGTATCAGCATGGCTGAAAGAGTTATCAATGAAACGCAAGCGAGGTATATTTGCTCTAATTACGATACTGTGGTGATATCTGATTGTTTGACAGATGGTTGGGAATTTTTTAGGCACGATGACTTGaattgtaaaaatattgtcTTTGTTATTTCTAATAGATATGATGTTTGCGCAGGAGGTGATAGAGAGGGTTTCCAACAGAACTTTACACATGCATTAAACCGTGATGATGGTTATGAAGCAACCATCGTAGCAAATAATGCCTTTGAAATAccttatttgaaatataaaaatatcgaaCTGAAAAGAGACTATCCAATTATTAGACCATTTGGTAATACTGATATTGAGTCACAAGACATTGCAATAGAAGAACCAGATATTCCATGTTTAATTATTGATAGGTTTGTATCAAaccaaaatatattgaaaaataatattaaaaatgaattaaattacgactgtaaaattttaaaatcaaaatatggTGGTCCAAAAACattaagtaaatataattcaatcGTTGTTCATTTACCATACCAAGTTtctataatgaaaatgtgGGAAAACATTGCTTATGGTGTGCTAATGGCTGTTCCAACGCCTGAATtttatgataaaatatGCAGTGAAAATGCTTGTGCTGAACCTGAGCATTTGAGTGATGTAAAAAAGGTTGCTACGGATGGTAACTGGTCAAAATATGttgatttttatttacctgaatttgaaaaatgttttaCCCAATTTGGTAGTTGGAAAGAATTAGGTATGATACTTAAAACTGAGagttataaaaataatataaatcacTGTAGAAATTTAATGGAGGATAAGAGGCATGCTTCATTAAAGCAATggaaagaattattaaagaatttgaaataacCTATACAACACAGAAAAGTGATATAATGCTATTAGTTTAACATGTGaatttataaatgaattttaCAAACATGCATTTTCGCAATAAAGTTCTGAGActcttaaaatttaaaatatgttataGGCATTTATGCAAGTCTGCTAACGTCTGCCAGATAGAAATTAAAGTGTCGATGAGATAAGATAATGTAGTAAATCAACAAGCTGTTGGAAATTTGTTTATACGTGACTGTGTATTATTTGCTCTGCCATGAGTAAAGTTTAGCAAGTGAAGCTATTCTGTGactatttaatttaaataatattttatttattgttagTTTCATATTCTTTCAACTGTTACGACAAATGAAGTATTaagttgataataattatgATTAAAcacaattatataattcgTTGTATCAAGAAATAATTCCATACATATGAATTTTACTTTTTATACTatgaaattattcaatgttTTTCAGTCTTCTCTTGCTGGGAtggaattattattatagtaTAAgactattattaatatgaTATGGTTAAAAAATACATGTCATCATAATTGTTAAAACTATTTCATTCAGTAAAAAATGCACAATATtgtctttttttctttctctgCAACCATTAGCACATCACATGATCAGACCATCACTCGCCACATCTCATCCGTCACCGCGCTAAGTGTGGTCACTGCACAACCACTGCTCTTTGGCACACGTTACTGACGACATAATTGCAGTAATCCCAGCCACCCACGTCGCTACCATGTTTGTGAACCTCAGCATATGCACCCATCCCCATCTACTCATCTATCCATCCACACATTCAACAAACAAAACACACTCAATGCCCATGTCTCTTCAAACCCACCACCTGCctgtcagaattattgtagtgtatgtgacagaactaagtgtttacgacactttgagtccagaatcaattaatcacttactaatggaaagaaggtctagaacaatcttccaaatggtaggtgaaaatttgtcactacaatgtaaatggctacgagataaacacagatgtacaatacagcgctaaagatcttaggagAATGAATGAACACATAATGTGCTCACTCAAGCATaagataatttatatattaagaggacatctaactctatatagaagaagtgtttaaatatactaataaaagacCAATCGATTGTTTAACTATcaagaagatggactattCTAGAGCAACTAACGTGACTGATGAGACTAATTTAGATGTTGGTAGTAACgaacataagcttgtttctccacacTGCCACATCGTCATCATCCCGCTCAACCATCTGTCGCCATCCCATCCGCACATCAACACAGATCCATCAACGTTCAACAGCTACTATCGTTAACCGCCTCGTCACTCTGTCAAACAACACTGCTCCTCTCCCAACCGCATCCACTCGGTCTCAGATCCTGAATTGAAAACCATCTTATCACGTCACATGACCGACATCCTATTGTTCGTGCATAATGACTCTACCTCACCGCTTCATCCCTGCTCCATTCAGCACATATCCTGGCAACATTAACCATATTCTGTCCATACTGTAATAACTGGACGCTATATATGTCTAATAAATAGCATTATTGGTCATAAGCACTATGATAACATATGATCCAGAACCTAACATTCAGtctaataataagaactattaattcatcaataacTATTTATAATTGTAGTCAATAATAACATACTTTGAACCACCAATTGTCGATCCTGTCAACTAATTtggtaatattttaatagaaATCTACTAATTATACAAGTTGATTATGACGTTCGCCTATTTCAGTCAGACGATTAGCAAATCATCACATATGTGATATTTACTCTTTCATATTTAAGTATGTGTTATCCTATTTGGTCAAACAATAAAGCAAATTAAGcaagatataaatattttcaacaatttttatatccaactaaagataattttaGTAATCAAAGAAACCAAATCCTAAATGCACACTAGAATAGTCTTAGGATCCATTAATCATGATTTCACGAGACAAAGGCTAACAGTAAATAgagttttaaaatttgtatTAAGAAATACAATTTACTGATCTCGTTGCTCATATAATCATCTAATCAGCTTATTTATCATCACAATTATAGTACAAAACAGATGTCAGTGGAGACTATTCATAACTGATACGTTTTGATAGTACCTCTTCATAACTAGGCAATCTTCGTGCAAAACCTGTTCTTTCCGTACACCGAATATCAGCCTCGGTTGTCACACAGAACATATATCTAAAGCTATAACGTTTGCCTAACTCTGGTATAGCTGCAGCTCTAAGATGATGAATAGTTCTCACATTTTTCCATATCAAGCCTTAGCTACATGCCTGTGGCTAACAATGGCACGAATAAGCATACAATTAAAGTACGTAAATGCAATAACTTTTTCTGTTCTTTTATCTCCGTTTATCTCCAGTTTATATTAAATCGGTGCATTCCGCAATTTTAGGAAAGTAAAAAGAGTACTTATTTTTACCTTTAGAACACTGGATTCAATATCTGGCATGTTTCATTGATAGCTCTACTTCATTCTTACTGCAATTTAAGAATGTTATGAACCTAATTTTTTATAGCAAGAAGCTTAGCGTTGCGAATAGATTTCAAACATTTATCTTAATCCAATAATCTTCCAACATTGGATGTGGAAAAAAGAATAGGAAAATAAACTTTCATAGAGTTTATTTTAGGAATAGGGTATGTGTTTATTGCGGTAAGATCAAAGTCATTCTATCTCTTCGGTTATATGATGGCATACGACCAGGGCTGGAAAAAAAAGTAGTcctattgttattgtttcCAAAAGCGCCAATCACCTCCGAAGTCTGTCCAAAAGTTTTGAGCAGATAATCGATGGAAGGATGAAACACTTTTGAAGCTCTTCTTTCGCAATAATTGATCCCTATATGGGATAGAATACTGTCTAGGTATGCATCAGTAATCTGTCCATACGAGATTCGTTAAGGATAAGCTTTCTTTAGTTTCTTGACCTTTTGGTTGTAGCCGTTACaatgataaataatatatgtCTGACCGGGCGTTTCCAGAACTTTTAGATGATTTATCATTAGGTACGTACATCAAAAACTGAGGGAAATGTGACAAAAGTCCCTCGTCGATTCGATTCATATTCATTTGTATCCatcttttatatacaaGTAGTTTGTCTAAAAATGGCTGTCTAAAAAGTAGTCATGCATCTATAATCAAACATTGCTAGTTCGAAGCAAACAGAAATATCATGACACGCTACAGATAACCTCTGCCTTGTGACATCTCTTATTTGCCTGTTCGCTATATTCCACGGCAAGTGACAGTCTGATCACTAATGCATAGATAATAGATCAGTAGGTTTACACTTGCTAGAGTCCGTACACCTTGTTTTCCAACATTGTCCCTTCACGACACCTCTGAAGAATAACCATAAAACCCAAAGGTGAATTCCCCAGAATCGCAACTATTTGAATAGCTTATAACAATGGAagtatttttctttataagTTAGCACTTTGGTACAATTTTGCATGACAGACATTGTATGCAAAGACGCAATCTCTAGTTTGAGATTAATTTAAACATTTTGGTATTTGAAGGCCAAGAATTGTATAGGTTTTCACTTACTTAATAGTTTAATTTCAGTtagaaattaataaagaataGGAAATAAACTGAACATCACAACAATGCCAGAACAACAACCAATTGCAAGCTTATATACAATACAAACCATAATTCGCTCTTTCAGTTATGATGAGGGACATGGATGTGGCTCGAgaacaattgaagaaaagatTTATGATAAAACAGGTATAGAAGAGAggattaaaaatattgtaattaaCAAGGATTATGCAGTTCTCTTTTTGCACAAATACTACGACGTAAAAAAGATAGAACTTCCCTCACTTGAAAGAGAAAATGTTAGAGATATGTACTCAAACAATTTCGAGCTGGTAtactttttaattaatgacATCACATCGTCTAAATTCTAAAGGAGGAGCcagataaatcaaatacTGAAATTCAGTTAACGCAATTGCAAACCTcacaattatattttgtgaAAATAGTAACTGCTCGTTACCTATTATTTGCCCCAATTTTATGAGATTGCACATTTTGAAGGATCAGTTTCCGTATACCTTGTGACAATTGCtagttaataataatatgatGTCATTCAACAAACTCTATGAGAAAATGTGTAACGAACTTTAGGACATAGAGTTTGCTGAATGAAATCATATCATTAATAACCAACAATTGTAAAAAGGTATAAGGAAACTGATCCTTCAAAATGTGCAATCTCATAAAATTGGGACCAAGAATGGATGGCAcgttgttattatttttacaaaatataattgtaaGGTTTTGCAATTAAGTTAACTGAACTTAGCACCTGATTTATCTGGCTCctcttttaatatttagACAGTGTGATGCCCTCAACTAAAAAGTATACCTGCTCGAAATTGTTTGAGTATATTTCTCTAAcattatttctttcaaatgAGGGAAGCCCTATATTGTTAAGCTTGTAGTCATTGTACAAAAGAGAACTGCATAATCCTTGTTAGGTATATATCCACAATTATATCCTTGATAGATAGTACATCATAAATCTTCTCTTCAATTGTTCTCGAGCCACCTCCAGGTCTCTCATCATTACCCAAAGGGCGAAGCGTGGTTTGGATGGTATATAAGCTTGCAATTGGTTGTTGTTCTGGCATTAGTTGTTGTTCGGTTTGTTTCCtattctttattaatttgtaAGGAAATTAAAGTGTTAAGTAAATACAAATTAAAGTATTaactaaatataaattcataGAATCCTCAGGGTTTAAAtaccaaatatttctacTAATCTCAGACCAGGGATTTGCGTTTGCGCATGCAATGCCGGTCATGCCAAACTGCAATAGTACGAGAGATCTTTGTGTCAGCACCAATCATATCTGTCACTTGCTGGAAAACACTCGGAGAATTTACCGTCTCCCCAGCCTTTTCTGTCTTCTCCGTTCTCTCGTTCCATCGCCCACcaaatatatgaaattcAACGCACAGCACAAATGTTACCCGCAGTTACGGTTATGCGCCCGCGCGGTGTGAAACTTGCAAAACAGGAAGACGCTCAGTAACGAAAACCACACTGATCAGTCAATCACAGTCAGCTCAACTTGGACATATTGCGAAAACATACTGCTATCAGTGTTGTTGTAATAGTAATTTGTACAATTAGTAGAGTTGTAATTGTGTTGAAATATGAGTACTACTTGATTCAGATTTCGGCATTAGCCTTACTAGTAACATTTAGTTATAGGTGAGAAGATATTTGTGTCAATATAACTTTGTAAGAATGtattaacaaaattatattcatttacaCCTTAAAGTCTATTCGCCATTCTTTCTGCTTTTCTTTAGacataatttatttttagacTTAGGCAATACTACTGTGAAATTACCAATGCATTGTAGCAACGTAATAATTACCGATTACTAACTAACGTGCAGTGTCTGAAGATGAAGGAGATTCCATTTCTCTCAACCAGTCCGCATTGGTAAATAGATAATACATCAAAGTCATAGTATTACGCACATTCCTGACAATTATCTTAAATCAATAACATATCAACAAAACTGTCTTCTTTTTAGCTTATGTtatgtattattataaaacattaatattattttctttactTTGGGATAATATACTTTTTTTCCTGTGAAATGAGAAGATAATGGATAAGAGTAAGCGACATAAATTGTAACTCTTGTTCACTGACGTTAATGATTGCGTCTTGCATAGTTTGGGACAACCTTAAACATACTATTGAATCAAGTACtgttatttcaaaaaagaTCATTGATATAGATTACAACAACGCTTCAGCTTTTGGTATTCTTAACGGCCACAGTAGTTTCTTCCATGCGGGCGTGATTCTATAGTGAATATCATTGAGGAATGGAGAGTTTTGAAAACACTGCTCTCTCAATATATTAGATTATTAACTATTGTATAATTGACTAAAATTGACATTTGAACTCCATCGTTTAGATGTGTTAAGCTATAAAACTATAGCATACTGTAACAATTCATTTGTTTCAGAATTAGAAGCATATTTTTTATGGAAGCAGTAACGAAATCGAATTTTATAAAAGCATTTCAAAATGAATTGTTCTTGAACGCAGATGAGGTCAAGAGtacttttaaaaatgcCAAAGTTCAAATAAAATCGCTTAATGATCAATTCAGTTTTCTTCTATATAAATGACCTATTTCATTTTCGAATTTAAAACAGATACTTGCGTACAAGTTTCCCCAGTTTATTACTTCACCAAATTGTGCAATATACTCAATCCATGGCATT
The Tetrapisispora phaffii CBS 4417 chromosome 8, complete genome DNA segment above includes these coding regions:
- the TPHA0G00095 gene encoding uncharacterized protein; amino-acid sequence: MVEVKKKKLVLILFAVAQILILVTIFRSSDSVYNSVTSAVGYYRTSPVVNNTGEYIGKKIAYVSRHPGTTQDFKYIEENLQLENVDYFLHYGISMAERVINETQARYICSNYDTVVISDCLTDGWEFFRHDDLNCKNIVFVISNRYDVCAGGDREGFQQNFTHALNRDDGYEATIVANNAFEIPYLKYKNIELKRDYPIIRPFGNTDIESQDIAIEEPDIPCLIIDRFVSNQNILKNNIKNELNYDCKILKSKYGGPKTLSKYNSIVVHLPYQVSIMKMWENIAYGVLMAVPTPEFYDKICSENACAEPEHLSDVKKVATDGNWSKYVDFYLPEFEKCFTQFGSWKELGMILKTESYKNNINHCRNLMEDKRHASLKQWKELLKNLK